Proteins from a single region of Pelodiscus sinensis isolate JC-2024 chromosome 29, ASM4963464v1, whole genome shotgun sequence:
- the LOC102455445 gene encoding uncharacterized protein LOC102455445 isoform X2: MGTPQGSSFLPCLCILLLLWGWAPPSTAQWFSLGSWQTTTPSTTVAGPTSPARRPPEEREDGDAGDTELTRKIPLSRPPLGPALQSQAQTHKEAAGGGTQAPPGTRAQTPPEEPPVRTPSPGLFEGSAEEEEEFMQFKATTKGPTPTAPTPRAAATLPQATGNLSQCVCPAVPGLPGPKGEKGERGPPGERGQPGFSGERGQPGSPGQPGLQGPPGLPGPSGTPGLAAGAEGPAGSENELTKQLLMPGVAGPPGPQGLPGYPGPPGPQGYPGHEGIQGPPGPPGHEGQQGPPGVPGPPGAPGPLGFQGPQGPDGPTGPPGLPGPPGREGPPGVPGLVAPPGNPGPPGEPGYPGPKGETGDLGQPGPPGSPGLMGEKGSRGPPGPMGPAGPSVESRCDPHATGHPRWAGPPGPKGEKGDPGECRSHPGEAGFPPIHPSFPGSRGPPGSWVPLTYQENGKVETEIYGAIVPHGPPGHPGNPGPPGPPGPPGTPGVLYFNRVYPVRPRPFCKPPAVHDPAGQSDAESPQKDTPAPPADSGIQHHTWVFKSKELMFKSSSSVPEGSLVYVRDENSAFIRTPRGWSKLLLEDSDSVLAGDDPSVSTEHHQAGKEESQAATGTLSTSIPPRVPSLRLVALNFPLPGNMNGLSGADLQCYRQSREAQLYGTFRAFLSVPTQALVSLVKRTDRTLPVVNLKGQLLAKTWNSVFEGTTRFNARGFPIYTFNGRDVLTDPIWARKAIWHGSSQRGHPAPKENCQGWRNSLAEGFASPLTEGKLLAGQHRNCSTPLVVLCMEISFPYLHMW; the protein is encoded by the exons ATGGGGACCCCGCAGGGCAGCAGCTTCCTCCCCTGCCTGtgcatcctgctgctgctgtggggctgggctccccctaGCACAGCCCAGTGGTTCTCGCTGGGCTCCTGGCAGACGACTACTCCCAGCACCACCGTGGCTGGGCCAACGTCCCCGGCACGGCGCCCCCCAGAGGAGCGGGAAG ACGGGGATGCTGGCGACACAGAGCTGACACGGAAAATCCCACTGAGCAGACCCCCCCTAGGGCCAGCCCTCCAGAGCCAGGCGCAGACCCAcaaggaggctgcagggggcgggACACAGGCCCCCCCGGGAACTCGAGCCCAG ACACCTCCAGAGGAGCCACCGGtccgcaccccctccccagggctcttCGAGGGGAgcgcggaggaggaggaggagttcatGCAGTTCAAG GCAACGACCAAGGGGCCCACTCCCACGGCGCCCACCCCCCGGgcagctgccaccctgccccAG GCGACGGGTAACCTCTCGCAGTGCGTCTGCCCGGCCGTCCCCGGCCTCCCTGGCCCGAAG GGAGAAAAAGGAGAGCGGGGGCCCCCGGGGGAAAGAGGCCAGCCGGGCTTCTCTGGGGAGCGAGGCCAgccggggagcccagggcagcccgGCCTCCAGGGACCACCCGGTCTCCCCGGGCCTTCAGGTACCCCTGGACTGGCAGCTGGTGCCGAAGGGCCAGCTGGGTCTGAAAACGAG CTGACAAAGCAGCTGCTCATGCCCGGAGTGGCAGGGCCGCCCGGACCCCAGGGTCTGCCCGGCTACCCAGGGCCTCCAGGCCCCCAAGGCTACCCAGGGCACGAAGGCATCCAAGGACCTCCTGGACCACCAGGCCATGAAGGGCAGCAAGGACCTCCCGGCGTGCCAGGGCCACCTGGGGCCCCGGGGCCGCTGGGCTTCCAAGGCCCCCAAGGGCCTGATGGCCCCACTGGGCCTCCAGGACTCCCAGGGCCTCCAGGACGTGAAGGGCCCCCAGGAGTCCCAGGACTTGTTGCACCACCAGGAAACCCAGGGCCACCCGGGGAGCCGGGATACCCCGGGCCAAAG GGTGAGACAGGTGATCTTGGCCAGCCAGGCCCTCCAGGCAGCCCCGGTTTGATGGGGGAGAAGGGCTCCCGAGGCCCGCCCGGGcccatggggccagcaggacCAAGCGTGGAGTCCAGG TGTGACCCACACGCTACCGGGCACCCCAGATGGGCTGGCCCACCGGGTCCCAAG GGTGAAAAGGGAGACCCCGGAGAATGCCGCAGCCATCCTGGGGAGGCCGGGTTCCCTCCCATCCACCCCTCCTTCCCTGGCTCAAGGGGCCCGCCCGGCTCCTGGGTACCGCTGACGTACCAGGAG AACGGCAAAGTAGAGACGGAGATTTACGGCGCAATCGTCCCCCAC GGTCCCCCTGGCCATCCCGGAAATCCAGGCCCCCCCGGTCCCCCAGGCCCCCCCGGAACCCCAGGCGTCCTCTACTTCAAT AGGGTTTATCCCGTCCGCCCCAGGCCGTTCTGCAAACCTCCG GCGGTCCACGACCCAGCTGGGCAGTCAG ATGCCGAGTCGCCGCAGAAGGACACGCCTGCCCCCCCGGCTGACTCTGGCATCCAG CATCACACCTGGGTCTTCAAGTCCAAGGAGCTGATGTTCAAATCCAGTTCGTCTGTCCCCGAAGGGAGCTTGGTCTACGTCCGCGATGAGAACAGCGCCTTCATCCGCACCCCGAGAGGCTGGAGCAAGCTGCTG CTGGAAGATTCGGATTCCGTACTGGCCGGCGATGACCCCTCCGTGTCCACGGAACATCATCAG GCCGGAAAGGAAGAGAGTCAAGCAGCCACTGGGACCCTGTCCACTAGCATCCCCCCGAGGGTGCCTTCG CTCCGCCTGGTCGCCCTGAACTTCCCGCTGCCCGGCAACATGAACGGGCTGAGCGGCGCGGACCTGCAGTGCTACCGGCAGTCACGGGAAGCCCAGCTCTACGGCACCTTCCGGGCCTTCCTGTCGGTGCCCACCCAGGCCCTGGTCTCCCTTGTGAAAAGGACAGACAGGACTCTGCCTGTCGTCAACCTGAAG GGCCAGCTGCTGGCGAAGACCTGGAACTCCGTGTTCGAAGGCACCACCCGCTTCAACGCGCGGGGCTTTCCCATCTACACCTTCAACGGCCGCGACGTGCTGACGGATCCCATCTG GGCTCGCAAGGCGATCTGGCACGGCTCCAGCCAGCGTGGGCACCCGGCGCCAAAGGAGAACTGCCAAGGGTGGCGGAACAGCCTCGCCGAGGGTTTTGCCTCGCCCCTGACCGAGGGGAAGCTCCTGGCTGGGCAACACCGTAATTGCTCCACCCCCTTGGTCGTCCTGTGCATGGAGATCAGCTTCCCTTACCTGCACATGTGGtga
- the LOC102455445 gene encoding uncharacterized protein LOC102455445 isoform X1: MGTPQGSSFLPCLCILLLLWGWAPPSTAQWFSLGSWQTTTPSTTVAGPTSPARRPPEEREDGDAGDTELTRKIPLSRPPLGPALQSQAQTHKEAAGGGTQAPPGTRAQTPPEEPPVRTPSPGLFEGSAEEEEEFMQFKATTKGPTPTAPTPRAAATLPQATGNLSQCVCPAVPGLPGPKGEKGERGPPGERGQPGFSGERGQPGSPGQPGLQGPPGLPGPSGTPGLAAGAEGPAGSENELTKQLLMPGVAGPPGPQGLPGYPGPPGPQGYPGHEGIQGPPGPPGHEGQQGPPGVPGPPGAPGPLGFQGPQGPDGPTGPPGLPGPPGREGPPGVPGLVAPPGNPGPPGEPGYPGPKGETGDLGQPGPPGSPGLMGEKGSRGPPGPMGPAGPSVESRCDPHATGHPRWAGPPGPKGEKGDPGECRSHPGEAGFPPIHPSFPGSRGPPGSWVPLTYQENGKVETEIYGAIVPHGPPGHPGNPGPPGPPGPPGTPGVLYFNRVYPVRPRPFCKPPAVHDPAGQSDAESPQKDTPAPPADSGIQQHHTWVFKSKELMFKSSSSVPEGSLVYVRDENSAFIRTPRGWSKLLLEDSDSVLAGDDPSVSTEHHQAGKEESQAATGTLSTSIPPRVPSLRLVALNFPLPGNMNGLSGADLQCYRQSREAQLYGTFRAFLSVPTQALVSLVKRTDRTLPVVNLKGQLLAKTWNSVFEGTTRFNARGFPIYTFNGRDVLTDPIWARKAIWHGSSQRGHPAPKENCQGWRNSLAEGFASPLTEGKLLAGQHRNCSTPLVVLCMEISFPYLHMW, translated from the exons ATGGGGACCCCGCAGGGCAGCAGCTTCCTCCCCTGCCTGtgcatcctgctgctgctgtggggctgggctccccctaGCACAGCCCAGTGGTTCTCGCTGGGCTCCTGGCAGACGACTACTCCCAGCACCACCGTGGCTGGGCCAACGTCCCCGGCACGGCGCCCCCCAGAGGAGCGGGAAG ACGGGGATGCTGGCGACACAGAGCTGACACGGAAAATCCCACTGAGCAGACCCCCCCTAGGGCCAGCCCTCCAGAGCCAGGCGCAGACCCAcaaggaggctgcagggggcgggACACAGGCCCCCCCGGGAACTCGAGCCCAG ACACCTCCAGAGGAGCCACCGGtccgcaccccctccccagggctcttCGAGGGGAgcgcggaggaggaggaggagttcatGCAGTTCAAG GCAACGACCAAGGGGCCCACTCCCACGGCGCCCACCCCCCGGgcagctgccaccctgccccAG GCGACGGGTAACCTCTCGCAGTGCGTCTGCCCGGCCGTCCCCGGCCTCCCTGGCCCGAAG GGAGAAAAAGGAGAGCGGGGGCCCCCGGGGGAAAGAGGCCAGCCGGGCTTCTCTGGGGAGCGAGGCCAgccggggagcccagggcagcccgGCCTCCAGGGACCACCCGGTCTCCCCGGGCCTTCAGGTACCCCTGGACTGGCAGCTGGTGCCGAAGGGCCAGCTGGGTCTGAAAACGAG CTGACAAAGCAGCTGCTCATGCCCGGAGTGGCAGGGCCGCCCGGACCCCAGGGTCTGCCCGGCTACCCAGGGCCTCCAGGCCCCCAAGGCTACCCAGGGCACGAAGGCATCCAAGGACCTCCTGGACCACCAGGCCATGAAGGGCAGCAAGGACCTCCCGGCGTGCCAGGGCCACCTGGGGCCCCGGGGCCGCTGGGCTTCCAAGGCCCCCAAGGGCCTGATGGCCCCACTGGGCCTCCAGGACTCCCAGGGCCTCCAGGACGTGAAGGGCCCCCAGGAGTCCCAGGACTTGTTGCACCACCAGGAAACCCAGGGCCACCCGGGGAGCCGGGATACCCCGGGCCAAAG GGTGAGACAGGTGATCTTGGCCAGCCAGGCCCTCCAGGCAGCCCCGGTTTGATGGGGGAGAAGGGCTCCCGAGGCCCGCCCGGGcccatggggccagcaggacCAAGCGTGGAGTCCAGG TGTGACCCACACGCTACCGGGCACCCCAGATGGGCTGGCCCACCGGGTCCCAAG GGTGAAAAGGGAGACCCCGGAGAATGCCGCAGCCATCCTGGGGAGGCCGGGTTCCCTCCCATCCACCCCTCCTTCCCTGGCTCAAGGGGCCCGCCCGGCTCCTGGGTACCGCTGACGTACCAGGAG AACGGCAAAGTAGAGACGGAGATTTACGGCGCAATCGTCCCCCAC GGTCCCCCTGGCCATCCCGGAAATCCAGGCCCCCCCGGTCCCCCAGGCCCCCCCGGAACCCCAGGCGTCCTCTACTTCAAT AGGGTTTATCCCGTCCGCCCCAGGCCGTTCTGCAAACCTCCG GCGGTCCACGACCCAGCTGGGCAGTCAG ATGCCGAGTCGCCGCAGAAGGACACGCCTGCCCCCCCGGCTGACTCTGGCATCCAG cAGCATCACACCTGGGTCTTCAAGTCCAAGGAGCTGATGTTCAAATCCAGTTCGTCTGTCCCCGAAGGGAGCTTGGTCTACGTCCGCGATGAGAACAGCGCCTTCATCCGCACCCCGAGAGGCTGGAGCAAGCTGCTG CTGGAAGATTCGGATTCCGTACTGGCCGGCGATGACCCCTCCGTGTCCACGGAACATCATCAG GCCGGAAAGGAAGAGAGTCAAGCAGCCACTGGGACCCTGTCCACTAGCATCCCCCCGAGGGTGCCTTCG CTCCGCCTGGTCGCCCTGAACTTCCCGCTGCCCGGCAACATGAACGGGCTGAGCGGCGCGGACCTGCAGTGCTACCGGCAGTCACGGGAAGCCCAGCTCTACGGCACCTTCCGGGCCTTCCTGTCGGTGCCCACCCAGGCCCTGGTCTCCCTTGTGAAAAGGACAGACAGGACTCTGCCTGTCGTCAACCTGAAG GGCCAGCTGCTGGCGAAGACCTGGAACTCCGTGTTCGAAGGCACCACCCGCTTCAACGCGCGGGGCTTTCCCATCTACACCTTCAACGGCCGCGACGTGCTGACGGATCCCATCTG GGCTCGCAAGGCGATCTGGCACGGCTCCAGCCAGCGTGGGCACCCGGCGCCAAAGGAGAACTGCCAAGGGTGGCGGAACAGCCTCGCCGAGGGTTTTGCCTCGCCCCTGACCGAGGGGAAGCTCCTGGCTGGGCAACACCGTAATTGCTCCACCCCCTTGGTCGTCCTGTGCATGGAGATCAGCTTCCCTTACCTGCACATGTGGtga